In a genomic window of Saccharomyces kudriavzevii IFO 1802 strain IFO1802 genome assembly, chromosome: 2:
- the MRPL36 gene encoding mitochondrial 54S ribosomal protein bL31m (similar to Saccharomyces cerevisiae MRPL36 (YBR122C); ancestral locus Anc_3.383), protein MLKFIFGKRFASTGSYPGSTRIALPRRPAKKIRLGKSRPAIYHQFDVKMELSDGSVVIRRSQYPKSEIRLIQDQRNNPLWNPSRDDLIIVDANSGGSLDRFKKRYSSLFSVDIASASPGSVEPELPEESRKEAQVTKEEKENIPEGAFGMDDYLSLLDDGEQQIKSGKLASKKRDKK, encoded by the coding sequence ATGTTGAAATTTATATTTGGGAAGCGATTCGCTTCAACAGGATCATATCCTGGCTCTACAAGAATAGCTTTACCAAGAAGGCctgcaaagaaaattcgGCTGGGAAAATCACGACCGGCTATTTATCACCAATTCGATGTCAAAATGGAGTTGAGTGATGGTAGTGTAGTTATTCGTAGATCACAATATCCGAAGAGCGAAATTAGATTGATTCAAGACCAAAGAAACAACCCACTGTGGAATCCTAGTAGGGATGATCTGATCATCGTAGATGCTAATTCCGGCGGCAGTTTGGATAGATTCAAAAAGAGATATagttctttgttttcagtcGATATAGCATCTGCAAGTCCTGGCTCTGTAGAGCCTGAGCTGCCTGAAGAAAGTAGAAAAGAAGCTCAAGTTACAAAGGAGGAGAAGGAAAACATACCTGAAGGAGCGTTTGGTATGGATGACTACCTATCGCTGCTAGACGATGGTGAACAACAGATTAAGTCAGGTAAATTGGCCAGTAAGAAGAGAGACAAGAAGTGA